Proteins found in one Tamandua tetradactyla isolate mTamTet1 chromosome 1, mTamTet1.pri, whole genome shotgun sequence genomic segment:
- the STEAP4 gene encoding metalloreductase STEAP4 — translation MEKTYTDTLPFTMHSLEKQETICIFGTGDFGRSLGFKMLQCGYTVVFGSRNPQKSSRLPNGAEVLSHSEAAQKSDIIIIAIQREHYDFLTELTEVLKGKILVDVSNNLKINQYPESNAEYLAQLMPGNHVVKAFNTVSAWALQSGALDASRQVFVCGNDSKAKRRVMDIVRTLGLTPLDKGSLMAAREIENYPLQLFPMWRFPLYLSAALCIFFFFYCVIRDVIYPYVYEKKDETFRMAISIPNRICPITALVLLALVYLPGVIAAILQLYRGTKYRRFPDWLDHWMLCRKQLGLVALGFAFVHVLYTLVIPIRYYVRWRLKNTTITQVTTNKDDPFSTTLAWRSDSYVALGILGFFLFVLLGITSLPSVSNTVNWREFRFVQSKLGYLTLILCTAHTLVYGGKRFLSPSILRWCLPSAYVLALIIPCTVLVLKFALIMPCVDKALTRIRQGWERNAKISKSTLNEKTDI, via the exons ATGGAGAAAACTTATACAGATACACTTCCTTTTACTATGCATTCTTTGGAAAAGCAAGAGACTATATGTATTTTTGGAACTGGAGACTTTGGAAGATCACTGGGATTTAAAATGCTCCAATGTGGTTATACTGTTGTTTTCGGAAGTCGAAACCCCCAGAAGTCCAGTCGGCTTCCCAATGGTGCAGAGGTCTTGAGCCATTCCGAAGCAGCCCAGAAGTCTGATATCATAATCATAGCAATCCAAAGGGAGCATTACGATTTTCTCACAGAACTAACTGAGGTTCTCAAAGGCAAAATATTGGTCGATGTCAGCAACAACCTCAAAATCAATCAATATCCAGAATCTAATGCAGAGTACCTTGCTCAGCTGATGCCAGGAAACCATGTGGTGAAAGCATTTAATACCGTTTCAGCCTGGGCTCTCCAGTCGGGGGCACTGGATGCAAGTCGACAG GTATTTGTCTGTGGAAATGACAGCAAAGCTAAGCGAAGAGTGATGGATATTGTTCGCACTCTTGGACTTACTCCGTTGGATAAAGGATCCCTTATGGCAGCCAGAGAAATTGAAAACTACCCACTGCAACTCTTTCCCATGTGGAGATTCCCACTCTATCTGTCTGCTGCATTGtgtatcttcttctttttctactgtGTTATAAGAGATGTAATCTACCCTTATGTTTATGAGAAGAAGGATGAAACATTCCGCATGGCTATTTCTATTCCAAATCGCATCTGTCCAATAACAGCCCTTGTCCTGCTTGCCTTAGTTTACCTCCCTGGAGTTATTGCTGCCATTCTGCAGCTTTATCGAGGTACAAAATACCGCCGGTTCCCAGACTGGCTTGACCACTGGATGCTTTGCAGAAAGCAGCTTGGCTTGGTAGCACTGGGCTTTGCCTTCGTTCACGTCCTCTACACACTGGTGATTCCTATCCGCTATTACGTGCGATGGAGGTTAAAAAACACAACCATTACCCAG gtgaCAACTAATAAAGATGATCCATTTAGTACTACTTTGGCCTGGCGAAGTGATTCATATGTGGCTCTTGGAATCCttggattttttctgtttgtacTCTTAGGAATCACTTCTTTGCCGTCAGTTAGCAACACCGTCAACTGGAGAGAGTTCCGATTTGTCCAG TCCAAACTGGGTTACTTGACCCTGATCTTGTGCACAGCACACACCCTGGTGTATGGAGGGAAGAGATTCCTCAGCCCTTCAATTCTCAGATGGTGCCTTCCTTCGGCCTACGTGTTGGCGCTCATCATTCCTTGCACCGTGCTGGTGCTCAAGTTTGCCCTCATCATGCCATGTGTAGACAAGGCCCTCACCCGGATCCGCCAGGGTtgggaaagaaatgcaaaaatttcaaaatccacattaaatgaaaaaacagataTTTAA